Sequence from the Microplitis demolitor isolate Queensland-Clemson2020A chromosome 7, iyMicDemo2.1a, whole genome shotgun sequence genome:
taatattacgcGATGGTAAACAGGTTCTTACTAAAGTTGAAACAGATGCTTCTAATATagctaataatataaataatgatagtgataataatgtagataataataaaatagatacaAAACaagaaataactttaaaagATGATAATATATCATTAGAAAATGGTCAGgcttatgataataatgataatggtgGTGGAGTTGAGTTAGATAGTAGTACAGGTGTTGTGAAAAATGAGGCTGATGTAGATAATAAAGATGAATCAGATTCGTCAAAAGTAAAAACAgatgaaaatgtaaataataatggtGAAAGCAATAATAAATCTAGTGATAAGGAGAATAGAGACTCGCAAAAAAAAGACGATAAGTCTAGTAGTAGTAGTTCGGATAAAAAAAGTAGCCATCATCAGAGTTCTTCATCGAGAAGTAGCTCTAAACACAGCTCGAGTTCATCTCGATCCAGTTCACGCAAGTCTTCTTCGTCGTCATCTCATCGGTCTAGTAGTTCATCTAAAAGTACATCGAGTTCGAGCAAATCTTCCAAAGACAAGGACAGACACCACTCGAGCAAGCACTCGAGTAGCAGCAGCTCTTCAAGGAGTAAATCCGACAAAGAGAAAGACCGCGACAAAGAAAAGGAAAAACAGAAGAAAGATCAAGCCGAGAAGGACAAGGCGACATTAGAGAAGGTCCAGGGGCAATCGTTGAACAACAAATTTGGGAAGATACCCAAGAAGAAACCAGAGGATGAAAAACCTGGTGACCCACTCAGGAAATCGTCAACCGATTCCAGAGACAGCTCCAAGGAAAATAAAGACAAGAGTGATACCAAGAAGACATCACCTTCTAGTCCCACGATACTggagaagaaaaatatttcaatatctattgaaaatcgtaaaaattcTCAGGATTCGTCGCGTCCTAAAACTGTCAAAACTTTCAATTCTAAATTTAGATCAACAGGTCTTGAGGAAGAAGTAAAACCACCGCCACCGCGAACTGCTGGTAAAAAACCATCAGCAACAGCGACAGCAACCGggacagataaaaaaatagtacccCCTAAATTACCAATAAAACGTTCGTCACCAATACGCGAAACTGGTGCGTCTGCTGAGAAAAAACCCAAAGTGTCATTAGAACCACCAGCTGTTTCACCATCTGAGGACAAGAAAGGAGCCATTAAACTTATCGCACCTAAACCTAAACGTAAGTACTCTTATTTAATACCAATAGATTTTCAAAGTAAATTAACTATTGATTGCTCTCcgtatcataaattattatttattataattactattaatactatttataaaaaaaatattttagcaaTTGTCATCTCACGGTTaacaagtattttaatttattgcacgtttattaattacttactaTTGAGTTTACAGGTGAAAACTGGTGGGACAAATGGACAAACATCTGTCTccaatgttattatttaaaattcaattatttaatcaacatttttttacagaatacTTTATACatctgacttttttttttaaattattttcttttctttatatatatataaaaaaaaaaataaaaacaaatttatttaacggtAATAATATAATGGATAACTCATGTATATAATGGAAGAAACAAGACATCCTCAtataattatctctaattagcaggtaatttatttatgttattgattattttttgatgtaaTGTAAAGTATGATagtgtcattaaaaaaaaaatattatacgcGGGtagttaataaatagtaaatataaattgacaaCAAAGTGATTGAAGAAGTCAAGATCGACGTTGGAttatatgtttaataattcGACTATCGAAGATAAGAGTAATCCGTCGATCAAGTAACGGGCTCTTGCCTAAGTCATCCTGGgtaaggaacaaaaaaaaactacttcgttaataattaactattaattatttttttcctttatttttcttgtacaTGTACATCTTTTTAagggtaaaataataaatttatcattaaaaaaaaaattggaaaaaaatatgaatatttcaaCTTGAGTTTTCGCTACAGcccacttaaataatttaaaaaaaaaaaaatgataatgatgattgAAGACTCAATGTAGAATAAAATgtcttattaatatttaatattaaataattatttaatgggaCTTTGTTTAGAATTAGAAATGTGTTGTTTCTATTCCTTATACTTGGTCCTTAGTTTGCTGTTAAGAAGTTATCATGCATCCTGCTCGTACTACTTTATCATAtcagtttaattataattaaaaaaaaaaaaataaaaaaaaaaaaaaaaagaatgattACTCTCTCGTGAATGGAAAATGAATGGAGTGCGAAAGGAAGAAACGAGAGAAAGAGCGAATGCTAGAAATAGAGagaaagatttataaaaaagtaaataaatagaggAGAGACAGTACGAGATTTTTCTTTACTCAAGAAGGATTTTACGTAATTGTCATCAACTCGTTAAAATATCTTACAAGTGGAGTCAGCTTTATAAGAATCaccgattaaattttaaatgattactGATAATGTCTACGACtagtaaatattgatttaaaaaaaaaaaattttaaatgtagcGCCAagtttattaactatttttaaaaattgatattagatttttttatttaaagtaaaggGCTATAGATATTTTAGACCAATTGGATTTgaagtttcataattttttttttttttaaatattaaataaatatttatttgtcatagAAAATAATGTAGCGGATGATGAGCCAGTTCGTGTCTTATATCATTGGAatctattttcgagctctcaTGAAATCTGTACGAGTCGATGTTTTCACAGAAGACGACGTCATACCGTCACGTACTTCTTTGTCAGTTGAACTTGGGTGCAAGACAAGGAGAGCGATAGCGCATGTACTAACCACCCATCAAACATTTGCCGCCACTGATGGGCTTCATATCATCTTCCTGTACCAACATATATATCAATTTGTATTTTGTCTACCTAGATGGCTTttctctaatttattttattattatttttttttacccactAATTACCAATCActgcaattatattttttaaattaattattactatgataataaataattatacgtatatatttatgtttaaaaatgataaattaacaataagcTTTTggatggatatttttatacgCTAATGATCTTCAGGAAGCTATCCCTTACGCATTTTAATTTCACAAGatgaatatgataaaaaaaaaatatttatcacttCCCTTTAATTaagagataattattaattaaagaataaatgaatttgCTTACCTATCTCTCATTAATCTTCAattcttaattatatatttatttaaaattaacatttacaatgacaatttttaattgtcaattagtaattttttattaaactcatCAATGCAAAGAAGAATATGTATGTTAATTACAATTGTAAATAAGACTTGAAAATGTTACTGTCACTATCAATTATTGTTAACATtgtctataattaatttttttttacagttttataatatgtatttatttacagcAAATATATCGACATTAATGCCAAGTtccagatatttattttatattaattaagatttataattagtaataaataataaaataatacggagagcttaataaatgttaattatttttattaaatttatttaaaatgattttataaagaaGAAAAGACAGTGACagattgaataatttaatatgaatgtGTTGTAGCGATGGTACTGCAAGAGAGCGATATGTTCATGGACGCTTTGACAGCGTCGACGAAGAACAAAGAGCCGAGGAAACGTAAACGCAGGACATCGGTATCCAAGGACGGCAGTAATGACACCAAGAAGTCTGATAGCAATAATTCTGTAGCAGATCAGGGGACGAGGGACACTACGCCACCGCCTACGTCCCCGACTCATGATGATAGATCGCCAGTATCCATGAAGCCGGAATTtaaggtatttattttatttttaatgaagtgTTGATGTAAATCTAGTGGtgctgataaataataaatgtttgtttactttgttttagttttatcaAGACACACTTGAGACTGATGAAGATAAGGAAGACAAGGAGCGGACGCAGAATGACAAAGATGACGACTCACCGGATGAGAAAGCTAATAATAAAGACCGGGTGaatgatgaagatgatgagCGAAGCAGAACACCGACTTGCGATGATGATTCGGAAGAAACGAAAGCCCCGGCTTCGCCTGATGATCCTGAGGATTCGGGGAGAGCCCCGACTCCTAATGAAGATATTCGTTATGTAGATGGACTGAGAAGTGTTTTACTTCTGCAGAAACGCAAAGGGCCCAAAAAGTCACTCAAGTGGAAGACGGACTTGGAGTCTGTGCGATACTTTGAGTTGGATGAGACTGAACGAGTGAATGTCACCAAGACATTCACTGACATGAAGCAAATGGAGAAAATGAACGAACGGGAAGCGTTCCAGATGGCGAGGAAATTGAGCACGGAAGATACGATGGAAGAAAAAACGCGGTGGAAGGTTTTGGTACCGATAGATTTACCTCCGCCGTTGGTTGAACCTGGCAAGGACAGTAAAGAGAAAGATATTCAGTATGCACGAGAAAAAGGAATTCTTCAAGCGCTTTACTTCAATCGTAGCATGATTCCAGATTCTCCATCTGAGCCTGATGAAGAACGCCATCATATTTATACAGAGCCTAAAATAATTCCACTAGATGATATCTCAGAGAATGCTAGCAAGGATAGTGACAAAGATTTCACAACAGTGCCATGGCCAGAGCCTAAACCCCAATTACCAATGACAACACCGGTGGTTCCAAATGTTCATTTCCCATCATTCCAACCCCATAATCAAGTGATGCCGGTAATGCAAATGCCCAATAATTCACTGGGACCCCTGAATATTCCCCAGCAGCAGATTCCTCCTCCTATGCTACAAGCGCCAATGAATCACATGGCGCCGATTCAAGAAGTCTCAGGAGCCGGTGGTTGGCGAACAGGCGACGGCAAAGTTGTCGTACCAGACGTCACCATGAACAATATGCCGAACATGCCAGGTAATATGAATCCCAACTATCCACCTCCTGGTATGGATCCATCAATGATGCCGCCGAACATGCCACCAAACCTGATGCCACCACCAGGAATGTTCAATCAGCAAGACGGTTATCCTAATATGATGCCCGAAGACGGTTCCTTCGGACACATGCCCAATAACTTCCAAGGCCCAGGAATGTTCGGACCCGGTCCAGGTCCTGGTCCGGGACCCAACTTCCCCAACGGACCTCCACCACGAGGTGTCGGTCCAATGCACAATCGCGGCAGAGGCGGACCTCCAGGGCCTCCTGGTTGGTTCCGCGGAGGTGGGAATCCAGGCGTAGGACCAATGCGCGGTGGTTGGGGTGGTCGTGGCGGTTGGCGTGGCAACGGCAAGCAACCACCAGTTTGTCGGCAGTTTACCAAAAATGGTTACTGTCGCGTAGGTGATAAATGCCAATATTTACA
This genomic interval carries:
- the LOC103570992 gene encoding uncharacterized protein DDB_G0284459 produces the protein MPRIDPLSLLKCLGVLLGPNGGIKGKAEVDRLAGLMIKFSKKLVSKCIYIQILKSTEPELLSQFMTAGGWNLIHMWLTDGIVAKNWALIQELLELLLLCPVDVDRLKSNNCPKLIKGLSKEGSHQGVRMLAGRLVEQWLKLVKGETAPNSIPTPISVVTNNVSTSNAVSNTVPSNALATSNSTYTSTVANSSATATVVSRQGDKLKTEEALDSVENTTVRVQDLALNNSIAQDSQQQQQQFQQQQIHIQPVQLQLINKTLPGQLQPTQIKSQSFVVVSNSQNQPSGIRYKIILRDGKQVLTKVETDASNIANNINNDSDNNVDNNKIDTKQEITLKDDNISLENGQAYDNNDNGGGVELDSSTGVVKNEADVDNKDESDSSKVKTDENVNNNGESNNKSSDKENRDSQKKDDKSSSSSSDKKSSHHQSSSSRSSSKHSSSSSRSSSRKSSSSSSHRSSSSSKSTSSSSKSSKDKDRHHSSKHSSSSSSSRSKSDKEKDRDKEKEKQKKDQAEKDKATLEKVQGQSLNNKFGKIPKKKPEDEKPGDPLRKSSTDSRDSSKENKDKSDTKKTSPSSPTILEKKNISISIENRKNSQDSSRPKTVKTFNSKFRSTGLEEEVKPPPPRTAGKKPSATATATGTDKKIVPPKLPIKRSSPIRETGASAEKKPKVSLEPPAVSPSEDKKGAIKLIAPKPKPMVLQESDMFMDALTASTKNKEPRKRKRRTSVSKDGSNDTKKSDSNNSVADQGTRDTTPPPTSPTHDDRSPVSMKPEFKFYQDTLETDEDKEDKERTQNDKDDDSPDEKANNKDRVNDEDDERSRTPTCDDDSEETKAPASPDDPEDSGRAPTPNEDIRYVDGLRSVLLLQKRKGPKKSLKWKTDLESVRYFELDETERVNVTKTFTDMKQMEKMNEREAFQMARKLSTEDTMEEKTRWKVLVPIDLPPPLVEPGKDSKEKDIQYAREKGILQALYFNRSMIPDSPSEPDEERHHIYTEPKIIPLDDISENASKDSDKDFTTVPWPEPKPQLPMTTPVVPNVHFPSFQPHNQVMPVMQMPNNSLGPLNIPQQQIPPPMLQAPMNHMAPIQEVSGAGGWRTGDGKVVVPDVTMNNMPNMPGNMNPNYPPPGMDPSMMPPNMPPNLMPPPGMFNQQDGYPNMMPEDGSFGHMPNNFQGPGMFGPGPGPGPGPNFPNGPPPRGVGPMHNRGRGGPPGPPGWFRGGGNPGVGPMRGGWGGRGGWRGNGKQPPVCRQFTKNGYCRVGDKCQYLHPGVNCPPF